A region of Nitrospirota bacterium DNA encodes the following proteins:
- a CDS encoding FixH family protein, producing MKSKDGLFKATYTGEIPVNKIISWKLKVETAEGQAVKDAEITVSGEMPEHGHGLPTVPKVTKNTSDGTCLIEGIKFSMLGWWRMTFDIKAGDKTDSVTFNIQVK from the coding sequence ATGAAATCAAAGGATGGGCTATTCAAGGCGACGTACACTGGCGAGATTCCTGTGAACAAGATCATCTCCTGGAAGCTCAAGGTGGAGACAGCTGAAGGACAGGCAGTGAAAGACGCTGAGATAACAGTCAGCGGTGAAATGCCCGAGCACGGTCATGGCCTGCCGACCGTGCCAAAAGTGACTAAGAATACCTCTGACGGCACCTGTCTTATTGAGGGCATCAAATTCAGCATGCTCGGCTGGTGGAGGATGACCTTTGATATCAAAGCTGGAGACAAGACTGATAGCGTAACCTTCAATATTCAGGTCAAGTAA
- a CDS encoding prolipoprotein diacylglyceryl transferase, with the protein MPYPDISPEIVRIGPFAVRWYGMMYLLGFASSYLLVKLQISKNRLPVSRDFVDSLYSFLIVGLMIGARVGYIVFYDLDTYLREPLEAFAVWHGGMSFHGGLVGSVIAGIIFSRKAKVSFWQTADLVIVTVPIGLGLGRIGNFINAELYGRVTSVPWAMVFPGGGSMPRHPSQLYEFLLEGVLLFIILWVARDRGTRTGGLTSRFLILYGLFRFLIEFLREPDAQVGFVIGLLTMGQILSIGMMLTGTMINYGLRLRNESQSQ; encoded by the coding sequence ATCCCTTATCCCGACATAAGTCCCGAGATCGTGAGAATTGGTCCCTTTGCAGTAAGGTGGTACGGAATGATGTATCTCCTCGGATTCGCATCGTCTTATCTGCTCGTAAAGCTTCAAATCAGCAAAAACAGACTTCCCGTCTCACGTGACTTTGTGGATTCTCTCTACTCCTTTCTCATCGTTGGCCTCATGATTGGGGCACGCGTCGGTTACATCGTCTTCTATGATCTCGATACGTATCTCCGCGAACCACTTGAGGCTTTCGCTGTTTGGCACGGGGGCATGTCCTTCCATGGCGGGCTTGTCGGTAGTGTTATCGCCGGTATTATTTTCAGCAGGAAGGCGAAGGTCAGTTTCTGGCAGACCGCCGACCTCGTGATTGTAACCGTCCCGATCGGGCTCGGACTCGGCAGGATCGGAAACTTCATAAACGCTGAACTTTACGGCAGGGTCACCTCTGTTCCCTGGGCGATGGTCTTTCCGGGCGGCGGGTCTATGCCAAGGCATCCTTCGCAGCTCTATGAATTCCTGCTCGAAGGGGTGCTTCTTTTCATCATCCTATGGGTCGCCAGGGATAGAGGGACAAGAACTGGCGGTCTCACATCCCGCTTCCTCATCCTTTATGGCCTATTCCGTTTTCTTATCGAATTCTTAAGGGAACCTGACGCGCAAGTCGGATTTGTTATCGGACTTCTGACGATGGGCCAGATCCTGAGCATAGGGATGATGCTCACGGGAACGATGATTAATTATGGGCTTAGACTGAGGAATGAGAGTCAATCTCAGTGA